A window from Primulina huaijiensis isolate GDHJ02 chromosome 11, ASM1229523v2, whole genome shotgun sequence encodes these proteins:
- the LOC140987961 gene encoding uncharacterized protein, translating to MEHTFFPTTTRRAEAMRWLTISEKLLSERDLMGSKSFATRARDAVPTLAPADEILAIVDTLLVGDIRIGNNQQDWYSILGLTPQQGQDSELVVARYRNLALILNPQRNKYPLAEEAFRLVVDAWSVLSNPSRKAIYDKELSFYFHAQQQQQQQQPDPFHNQSTTMPQNFIFFGAGGPSTVAQPEVHAGGSSSVRGSNFFRDQQVNTQPQQKNLVDFTSGSNLFYGCGSKSSEEPAYKQAPPSYTDFSGNATRVSGSIHEPVNDKQKQPMQDYSNVSDKDNTNAGETVEDDEVNEVEIDTMEVQDEDGDLPFWTACPYCYYMYQYSGVYTDCTLRCQNCRRAFQAVAIPAPPPVMAGQEAYFCCWGFFPLGVSMENWGKNMSASSTWTPFSPMFCVPRNGDGKGVETKNSGPRIYVDEDEVFIEISDSSGSDTGWQNDGEPKNKKVKNVKEKGTNDLMPNSSAKKAQDDKRKNVNVEDGFASRNRVVEMLNETASEPSKKGATANARKQPNRVAKNFGKLDLNVEFSNETEEPAPKVNQGNGPGRGEDDNIEGIGFFEGLDEFLNSLPILNVVGDDKVVKAA from the coding sequence ATGGAGCACACATTTTTTCCGACGACCACCAGGCGGGCGGAGGCTATGCGTTGGCTGACAATCTCGGAGAAGCTACTCTCTGAACGTGATCTAATGGGGAGCAAATCCTTTGCGACACGCGCGCGTGACGCGGTTCCGACGCTCGCCCCCGCTGACGAGATCCTGGCCATCGTAGATACGCTTCTCGTCGGAGATATCCGGATCGGAAACAACCAGCAGGACTGGTACTCAATCCTGGGCCTCACACCGCAGCAGGGCCAGGACTCCGAGCTCGTCGTGGCCCGGTACCGAAACCTTGCGCTTATCCTCAACCCGCAAAGAAACAAATACCCTTTAGCTGAGGAGGCCTTCCGCCTGGTTGTCGACGCATGGTCTGTACTATCCAACCCTTCGCGGAAAGCCATTTACGATAAAGAACTCTCTTTCTATTTTCACGCTcagcaacagcagcagcagcagcagccggACCCATTTCATAACCAGAGCACCACAATGCCGCAAAATTTCATCTTTTTCGGTGCTGGCGGTCCGAGTACCGTAGCTCAGCCTGAGGTACACGCTGGTGGAAGCAGTAGCGTTCGTGGGAGTAATTTTTTTCGCGATCAACAGGTAAATACACAACCGCAACAGAAGAATCTTGTGGATTTTACTTCGGGTTCCAATTTATTTTATGGGTGTGGGTCAAAGTCGAGCGAAGAGCCTGCATATAAGCAGGCACCACCAAGTTATACTGATTTTTCTGGTAATGCAACTCGTGTTTCCGGGTCAATCCATGAGCCTGTGAATGACAAGCAGAAACAGCCAATGCAAGATTACTCTAATGTTAGTGATAAGGACAATACTAATGCTGGTGAGACTGTAGAAGACGATGAAGTGAATGAGGTAGAAATAGATACAATGGAAGTGCAGGATGAGGATGGTGATTTGCCTTTTTGGACTGCATGCCCGTATTGCTATTACATGTACCAGTATTCTGGTGTGTATACCGATTGTACTCTGAGGTGCCAGAACTGTAGAAGAGCGTTTCAGGCTGTGGCAATCCCCGCGCCACCACCAGTCATGGCAGGGCAAGAAGCTTACTTCTGCTGCTGGGGTTTCTTTCCATTGGGTGTGTCAATGGAGAATTGGGGGAAAAATATGTCTGCATCCTCCACTTGGACACCATTTTCACCTATGTTCTGTGTTCCACGAAATGGGGATGGAAAGGGGGTTGAAACGAAGAATTCGGGTCCtagaatttatgttgatgaAGATGAGGTTTTTATTGAGATCTCGGACTCGAGTGGGTCTGACACTGGTTGGCAGAATGATGGGGAGCCAAAGAACAAGAAAGTGAAAAATGTCAAGGAGAAGGGGACTAATGATTTGATGCCTAACAGTAGCGCCAAGAAAGCTCAAGATGATAAGCGTAAGAATGTCAATGTAGAAGATGGATTTGCATCACGAAATAGGGTGGTAGAGATGCTGAATGAGACTGCTAGTGAGCCTAGTAAGAAAGGGGCAACTGCTAATGCTCGAAAGCAACCTAACAGGGTTGCCAAGAATTTCGGAAAGTTAGATTTAAATGTTGAGTTTAGCAATGAAACTGAGGAGCCTGCACCTAAAGTGAACCAAGGAAATGGACCTGGTCGTGGTGAGGATGATAACATTGAAGGGATTGGCTTTTTCGAGGGTCTTGATGAATTTCTAAATAGTCTTCCGATTCTTAATGTTGTTGGTGATGATAAAGTTGTGAAGGCAGCTTAG
- the LOC140987707 gene encoding uncharacterized protein, with the protein MKQESCRKDVERAFGVLQSRFAIVASPARAWKKHHLHDIMTACIIMHNMIIEDERDLSAPIEDMREAPTPDVEMVVDENIRFQEFIARYKRIKDKDAHYALRNALIDHLWEEYSCSDV; encoded by the coding sequence aTGAAACAAGAGTCCTGTAGAAAAGACGTGGAGCGTGCATTTGGTGTTCTCCAATCTCGATTTGCGATTGTGGCATCTCCAGCACGTGCTTGGAAGAAACATCATTTACATGATATAATGACAGCATGTATTATAATGCACAATATGATTATCGAAGATGAACGTGACCTTAGCGCACCCATTGAAGATATGAGAGAAGCACCAACTCCGGATGTTGAAATGGTTGTCGATGAGAATATCAGATTTCAAGAATTTATCGCTCGATATAAAAGGATAAAAGACAAAGATGCTCACTATGCACTACGAAATGCTTTAATTGATCATTTGTGGGAGGAATATAGTTGTTCAGATGTTTGA
- the LOC140987708 gene encoding MADS-box protein AGL24-like, with the protein MVRQKIQINKIDNLTARQVTFSKRRRGLFKKAQELSVLCDAEIALIVFSATGKLFDFSSSSMMQLIKRYTTQTDNYNKPGQQPLLVDQEDLTDQHLIRVITSFVFXGEELEGLSLDDLMRLEKFVEGGLSRVGKFKDEKFLNEISILKSKESELIEENARLKQQAESYEGMRMAVEVDQGNSAGSITNSHSFVLCAEDKSDSDTSLRLWYITMLNDPSKQWRTVGSLNLG; encoded by the exons ATGGTGAGGCAAAAGATTCAGATCAACAAGATTGACAACCTGACGGCGAGGCAGGTGACCTTTTCAAAGAGAAGAAGAGGGCTTTTCAAGAAAGCTCAAGAACTCTCGGTTCTCTGTGATGCTGAAATCGCCCTTATTGTTTTCTCAGCTACTGGAAAGCTTTTCGATTTCTCCAGCTCAAG CATGATGCAACTCATTAAAAGGTATACTACGCAAACGGATAATTATAATAAACCAGGCCAGCAACCTCTCCTTGTTGATCAG GAAGATTTAACAGATCAGCATCT AATTCGAGTCATTACATCTTTTGTGTTTAANGGAGAAGAGCTTGAAGGACTTAGCTTGGATGATTTGATGAGACTAGAGAAATTTGTGGAAGGAGGATTAAGCCGTGTTGGAAAATTTAAG GATGAGAAGTTCTTGAATGAAATCAGCATCCTCAAGTCTAAG GAATCAGAGCTAATTGAAGAAAATGCACGGTTGAAACAACAAGCAGAG AGCTATGAAGGCATGAGAATGGCAGTTGAAGTTGATCAAGGGAATTCAGCAGGCTCCATTACTAACAGTCATAGCTTCGTGCTCTGTGCTGAGGACAAAAGCGACTCCGATACTTCCCTCAGGCTTTGGTACATAACTATGCTTAACGatc CAAGCAAGCAGTGGAGAACTGTGGGTTCTCTTAATTTGGGTTAA
- the LOC140988223 gene encoding guanosine nucleotide diphosphate dissociation inhibitor At5g09550, which yields MDEEYDVIVLGTGLKECILSGLLSVDGLKVLHMDKNDYYGGESCSLNLNQLWKRFRGNDQHLEQLGASREYNVDMIPKFMMANGKLVRVLIHANVTKYLNFKAVDGSFVYNKGKIYKVPATDVEALKSPLMGLFEKRRARKFFIFVQEFEESTPKTHEGMNLDTITARELIAKYELEDDTIDFIGHALALHSNDSYLDQPAMDFVKRMKLYAESLARFQAGSPYIYPLYGLGELPQAFARLSAVYGGTYMLNKPQCKVEFGADGKVIGVTSEGETAKCKKVVCDPTYLPDKVHKVGKVARAICIMSHPIPDTNESHSAQVILPQKQLGRKSDMYLFCCSYAHNVAPKGKYIAFVSAEAETDNPEVELKPGVDLLGPIDEIFYETYDTFVPTNDNDADNCYISKSYDATTHFESTVTDVLAMYTKITGKVLDLSVDLSSASAGAEE from the exons ATGGATGAAGAATATGATGTGATTGTTCTGGGAACTGGGCTCAAAGAGTGCATTCTCAGTGGCCTCCTCTCTGTTGATGGCCTCAAA GTGCTTCACATGGACAAAAATGACTATTATGGAGGAGAATCCTGCTCTCTCAATTTAAATCAG CTCTGGAAACGCTTCAGGGGAAATGACCAGCACCTAGAGCAATTAGGAGCTAGCAGAGAGTACAATGTTGATATGATTCCAAAG ttCATGATGGCGAATGGAAAATTGGTACGGGTGCTTATCCATGCGAATGTTACCAAGTATCTGAACTTCAAGGCAGTAGATGGTAGTTTTGTTTACAACAAAGGAAAG ATCTATAAAGTTCCTGCTACTGATGTTGAAGCACTAAAATCTCCATTAATGGGGCTGTTTGAAAAGCGTCGTGCAagaaagttttttatttttgtgcaaGAATTCGAAGAGAGCACTCCAAAAACTCATGAAGGGATGAATCTGGATACGATCACAGCGAGAGAACTTATTGC AAAATATGAACTCGAAGATGACACGATTGATTTTATTGGTCATGCTTTGGCACTCCATAGTAATGATAGTTACTTGGATCAGCcagctatggattttgttaagAGAATGAAG CTGTATGCCGAATCTTTGGCACGTTTCCAAGCGGGATCCCCATACATCTATCCATTGTATGGACTGGGAGAATTGCCTCAG GCATTTGCACGGTTAAGTGCTGTTTATGGGGGGACATACATGCTGAACAAGCCACAATGTAAG GTGGAGTTTGGTGCAGATGGAAAGGTAATTGGAGTAACCTCTGAAGGAGAAACTGCTAAATGCAAGAAGGTCGTCTGCGATCCTACATATTTACCTGATAAG GTTCATAAGGTTGGAAAGGTTGCTCGTGCTATTTGTATCATGAGTCACCCAATTCCAGACACCAATGAGTCTCACTCAGCCCAAGTCATTCTACCACAGAAGCAACTTGGTCGTAAATCAGATAT GTATCTGTTCTGCTGCTCGTATGCTCACAACGTGGCTCCTAAAGGAAAATATATAGCATTTGTTTCTGCAGAAGCAGAAACTGACAACCCAGAGGTCGAACTAAAGCCTGGTGTGGACCTTCTTGGACCAATTGACGAAATCTTTTATGAGACCTACGACACATTTGTACCCACCAACGACAACGATGCCGACAATTGTTACATATCTAAG AGTTATGATGCGACGACACACTTTGAATCCACGGTTACTGATGTGTTGGCCATGTACACGAAGATAACTGGAAAG GTCCTCGATTTGTCGGTGGACTTGAGTTCGGCCAGTGCTGGTGCTGAAGAATAA